A single genomic interval of Hafnia alvei harbors:
- a CDS encoding ABC transporter ATP-binding protein encodes MIVFSSLQIRRGTRVLLDNASATVNPGQKVGLVGKNGCGKSTLLSLLKGEISADAGSFNFPGNWALAWVNQETPALNVPALEYVLDGDREFRQLESELNDANERNDGNAIALVHGKLDAIQAWTIRSRASSLLHGLGFSQSQLEEPVKSFSGGWRMRLNLAQALICRSDLLLLDEPTNHLDLDAVIWLERWLKSYTGTLILISHDRDFLDPIVDKILHIEQEQMFEYTGNYSSFEQQRATKLSQQQSMYESQQQRVAHLQSYIDRFKAKASKAKQAQSRVKMLERMELIAPAHVDNPFHFSFREPESLPNPLLRMEKVSAGYGDKTILDSIKLNLVPGSRIGLLGRNGAGKSTLIKLLAGELAPQKGEIGLAKGVKLGYFAQHQLEYLRSDESPLQHLTRFAPRETEQQLRDYLGGFGFRGDKVTEHTARFSGGEKARLVLALVVWQRPNLLLLDEPTNHLDLDMRQALTEALIDFEGALVVVSHDRHLLRSTTDDLYLVHDGQVEPFAGDLEDYQQWMIDLQRQQAQQDSNKSEGETSGNSAQARKDQKRRAAEFRTQTQPIRKHIMKMELQMEKLSTQLAVLEEKLADSELYDISRKAELTECLQQQNQTKAALEEAEMEWLDGQEKLEVMTKAFEAESE; translated from the coding sequence ATGATTGTTTTCTCATCGCTACAAATTCGACGCGGTACCCGCGTTCTGCTAGACAATGCCAGTGCAACGGTTAACCCCGGCCAGAAAGTGGGTCTGGTGGGTAAAAATGGCTGTGGGAAATCAACGCTGCTGTCGCTGTTAAAAGGTGAAATAAGTGCCGATGCCGGCAGTTTCAACTTTCCTGGTAACTGGGCGCTGGCGTGGGTCAACCAAGAAACTCCAGCGCTCAACGTGCCCGCTTTAGAGTATGTACTCGACGGTGACCGCGAATTCCGCCAGCTAGAGTCTGAACTCAACGACGCAAACGAACGCAACGACGGCAACGCCATCGCATTAGTGCATGGAAAACTGGACGCCATCCAAGCGTGGACAATCCGCTCTCGCGCTTCCAGCCTGCTACACGGTTTAGGCTTTAGCCAAAGCCAACTCGAAGAACCGGTAAAATCCTTCTCCGGTGGCTGGCGTATGCGCCTTAACCTTGCTCAAGCGCTGATTTGCCGCTCCGATTTACTGCTTCTCGATGAGCCTACCAACCACCTCGACTTAGATGCGGTGATTTGGCTAGAACGTTGGCTGAAAAGCTATACCGGCACCTTGATCCTTATCTCCCATGACCGTGATTTTCTCGATCCGATCGTGGACAAAATCTTGCATATCGAACAAGAGCAAATGTTCGAATACACCGGCAACTATTCTTCATTCGAGCAACAGCGCGCCACTAAACTTTCGCAACAGCAATCTATGTATGAAAGCCAGCAACAGCGCGTCGCGCATCTGCAAAGCTACATCGATCGCTTCAAAGCCAAGGCCTCTAAAGCTAAGCAGGCACAAAGCCGCGTGAAAATGCTAGAACGAATGGAGCTCATTGCACCAGCTCATGTCGACAATCCATTCCACTTCAGCTTCCGCGAACCAGAGAGCCTGCCTAATCCATTGCTGCGCATGGAAAAAGTGAGCGCCGGCTACGGTGACAAAACTATTCTGGATTCCATCAAGCTGAATCTGGTTCCCGGTTCTCGCATTGGCCTGCTAGGCCGCAACGGCGCAGGTAAATCCACGCTAATCAAGCTGCTGGCCGGTGAATTAGCGCCGCAAAAAGGCGAAATCGGTTTAGCCAAAGGCGTGAAGTTAGGCTACTTCGCTCAGCATCAGTTGGAGTATTTACGCTCAGATGAATCGCCGTTGCAGCATCTTACCCGCTTCGCCCCACGCGAAACGGAACAGCAACTGCGTGACTACCTAGGTGGTTTTGGTTTCCGCGGCGATAAAGTCACCGAGCACACCGCACGTTTTTCCGGCGGCGAAAAAGCGCGTCTGGTATTAGCACTGGTCGTATGGCAGCGCCCTAATCTATTACTGCTCGATGAACCGACTAACCATCTCGATTTAGACATGCGTCAAGCGCTGACCGAAGCCCTCATCGACTTCGAAGGCGCGTTGGTGGTGGTTTCCCATGACCGTCACTTACTACGTTCAACGACCGACGATCTGTACTTGGTACACGATGGTCAAGTTGAGCCATTTGCTGGCGATCTGGAAGATTATCAACAGTGGATGATTGACCTACAACGTCAACAGGCACAGCAAGACTCCAATAAGAGCGAAGGCGAAACTAGCGGAAACAGCGCTCAGGCGCGCAAAGATCAAAAGCGCCGTGCCGCCGAATTCCGCACTCAGACTCAGCCGATCCGTAAGCACATCATGAAGATGGAGCTGCAAATGGAAAAACTGAGCACGCAGTTAGCCGTACTCGAAGAAAAGTTGGCTGATAGCGAACTGTATGACATCAGCCGCAAAGCGGAGCTGACTGAATGCCTACAGCAGCAGAATCAAACCAAAGCCGCGCTAGAAGAAGCTGAGATGGAATGGTTAGATGGGCAGGAAAAGCTGGAAGTCATGACCAAAGCCTTTGAGGCTGAAAGCGAATAA
- the kefG gene encoding glutathione-regulated potassium-efflux system ancillary protein KefG, with protein sequence MSQPPKVLLLYAHPESQDSVANRVLLQPAQQLEHVTVHDLYAHYPDFFIDIHHEQKLLREHQIIVFQHPLYTYSCPALLKEWLDRVLSRGFASGVGGNALRGKYWRSVVTTGEPEGAYQMGGYNRYTMDEVLRPFELTAAMCHMHWMTPMVVYWARRLKPDVLQTHAKAYGQWLESPLAGGGSL encoded by the coding sequence ATGTCGCAGCCACCGAAAGTATTGCTGCTGTATGCCCATCCGGAATCACAGGACTCGGTTGCAAACCGAGTTTTACTGCAGCCGGCACAGCAGTTGGAACATGTCACTGTGCACGATCTCTACGCGCACTATCCTGATTTTTTTATTGATATTCATCATGAGCAGAAACTGCTGCGTGAACATCAAATCATTGTTTTTCAACACCCCCTTTATACCTATAGCTGTCCCGCCTTGTTGAAAGAGTGGCTGGATCGCGTGTTGTCGCGCGGTTTTGCCAGCGGCGTTGGTGGTAATGCTCTGCGGGGAAAATATTGGCGCAGCGTCGTCACAACCGGTGAGCCTGAAGGTGCTTATCAAATGGGCGGCTACAACCGTTACACTATGGATGAAGTTTTGCGTCCATTTGAGCTCACGGCAGCCATGTGCCATATGCATTGGATGACGCCGATGGTGGTCTACTGGGCTCGCCGACTCAAGCCTGACGTTTTGCAAACGCATGCCAAGGCCTACGGGCAATGGCTGGAATCACCTTTGGCTGGAGGCGGCAGTTTATGA
- the tauD gene encoding taurine dioxygenase: MNERLAIQPLSPAIGAVVSNIDLTRPLSDSQFEQLYHALLKHQVLFARGQAITPLLQRELASRFGDLHIHPVYPHAVGVEEIIELDTHNDNPPDNDNWHTDVTFIENPPMGAILAAKRLPEVGGDTLWSSGIAAFEALSPQLKALLSGLQAEHDFEKSFPEYKHLRSEEEHQRWQQAKRQHPPLLHPVVRTHPVSGRQALFVNEGFTTRLVGIPQQEGDALLQFLFRHTTKPEFQVRWRWQQDDIAIWDNRVTQHYANADYLPQRRIMHRATILGDKPFYRGETKGA, encoded by the coding sequence ATGAATGAACGCCTCGCTATTCAACCTTTAAGCCCTGCCATTGGTGCCGTCGTTAGCAATATAGACCTCACCCGCCCGCTGAGTGATTCACAGTTTGAACAGCTCTATCACGCACTGCTAAAGCATCAGGTATTATTTGCGCGCGGGCAGGCTATCACACCGTTGCTGCAACGTGAGCTGGCATCACGTTTTGGTGATTTGCATATACATCCGGTTTATCCTCATGCGGTTGGCGTGGAAGAAATTATTGAGCTCGACACGCATAACGATAATCCTCCAGATAACGATAACTGGCACACCGACGTGACTTTTATCGAGAATCCACCAATGGGCGCGATTTTAGCCGCTAAACGCCTGCCAGAAGTCGGTGGCGATACGCTGTGGTCGAGCGGCATTGCCGCCTTCGAGGCGCTTTCACCTCAGCTCAAGGCATTATTGAGCGGCCTGCAAGCCGAGCATGATTTTGAAAAGTCGTTCCCTGAATATAAGCATCTGCGCTCGGAAGAGGAGCACCAGCGCTGGCAGCAGGCAAAACGTCAGCATCCGCCGCTGTTGCATCCGGTGGTGCGAACGCATCCTGTGAGTGGGCGTCAGGCGCTATTCGTGAACGAAGGATTTACCACGCGTCTGGTGGGCATTCCTCAGCAAGAAGGCGATGCGCTGTTACAGTTCCTTTTCCGTCATACGACTAAGCCTGAATTTCAAGTTCGCTGGCGTTGGCAGCAGGACGATATCGCGATTTGGGATAACCGCGTGACGCAGCATTATGCCAATGCAGACTATTTGCCTCAGCGCCGAATTATGCATCGAGCGACTATTCTGGGTGATAAGCCGTTTTATCGCGGTGAAACGAAGGGTGCTTAG
- the tauC gene encoding taurine ABC transporter permease TauC yields MSLHSTLKGNTAENTHKAAIYQKKRAIPSNVIISALTLLTILLVWWAVTAMQLISPLFLPAPQQVLKQLVSISTQGFMDATLGQHLAASLGRILVALLAAVVIGVPVGIAMGLNPTVRGILDPIIEIYRPVPPLAYLPLMVIWFGIGETSKILLIYLAIFAPVTLAAAAGVRSVEQVRVRAAQALGANRWQVLWYVVLPNALPEILTGLRIGLGVGWSTLVAAELIAATRGLGFMIQSAGEFLATDVVIAGISVIALIAFALELGLRALQRRLTPWHGVKK; encoded by the coding sequence ATGAGTCTTCATTCCACGCTGAAAGGTAATACCGCTGAGAACACGCACAAAGCAGCCATATACCAGAAGAAAAGAGCTATCCCATCAAACGTGATCATCAGCGCACTCACGCTGCTGACCATTTTATTGGTCTGGTGGGCTGTAACCGCGATGCAGCTTATTAGCCCGCTGTTTCTGCCCGCACCTCAGCAGGTACTTAAGCAACTGGTGAGCATCAGCACGCAGGGCTTTATGGATGCGACGTTGGGGCAACATTTAGCTGCTAGCTTGGGGCGTATTCTGGTCGCGCTGCTTGCCGCCGTGGTTATTGGGGTTCCTGTGGGAATTGCGATGGGGCTCAATCCCACCGTACGCGGTATTTTGGACCCTATTATTGAAATCTATCGTCCGGTGCCGCCGCTGGCCTATCTTCCGTTGATGGTTATCTGGTTTGGCATTGGTGAAACATCCAAAATATTGCTGATTTATCTCGCGATTTTTGCGCCTGTTACACTGGCCGCTGCCGCAGGTGTGCGGAGCGTAGAGCAAGTTCGTGTGCGTGCGGCTCAAGCGCTGGGGGCAAATCGCTGGCAGGTGTTGTGGTATGTGGTGCTTCCCAATGCCTTACCTGAAATTTTAACAGGCCTGCGCATCGGGCTCGGCGTAGGTTGGTCTACGCTGGTGGCCGCAGAGCTGATTGCCGCGACGCGCGGTTTAGGATTTATGATTCAGTCCGCTGGTGAGTTTTTAGCTACGGATGTTGTTATCGCTGGCATTAGCGTTATTGCGTTGATTGCTTTTGCATTGGAATTGGGCCTGAGAGCCTTGCAGCGCCGCTTAACCCCGTGGCATGGAGTGAAAAAATGA
- a CDS encoding Hok/Gef family protein, giving the protein MPQKTVIWCLLIVCITLLAFIGITHGYLCEIHIKNGNKEVAAVLAYASKR; this is encoded by the coding sequence ATGCCACAAAAAACTGTTATTTGGTGTCTATTGATCGTCTGTATAACTCTATTGGCGTTCATTGGGATCACACATGGATACCTGTGTGAAATACACATCAAAAACGGTAATAAAGAGGTTGCCGCCGTTTTAGCCTACGCATCTAAACGGTAA
- the kefB gene encoding glutathione-regulated potassium-efflux system protein KefB, translating to MTEEGSLLPAILLFLFAAVVAVPIARRIGIGTVLGFLIAGIAIGPWGLGFIRDVDEILHFSELGVVFLLFIIGLELNPSKLWSLRRSIFGVGAGQVLLTAAILSGLLLLTDFSWQAAVIGGIGLAMSSTAMALQTMREKGMNRNEGGQLGFSVLLFQDMAVIPALALIPVLVGSSNKDTDWTFIAIKVGALLGMLIGGRFLLRPIFRYIAATGVREIFTAAALLVVLGSAMFMDALGVSMAMGTFIAGVLLAESEFQHELEIAIEPFKGLLLGLFFISVGMALNLGILYTHLPEVLAGVAILVAVKGGVLYLLARIAGIRRSVRMQFAAVLSQGGEFAFVLFSAASTQKLLQGDQMALLLVIVTLSMVTTPLLMQLVDRILEKRYNPPDEDEEAPFVEDDDPQVIIVGFGRFGQVIGRLLMANKMRITVLERDVSAVSMMRRYGYKVYYGDATELELLRAAGAEKAEAIVVTCNEPEDTLAVVHLCQQHFPHLKILARARGRVEAHELLMAGVNQFSRETFSSALELGRKALMELGMHPHQAHRAQQHFRRLDMRMLRELMPHHQGDVTQISRVKEARRELEDIFQREMQHERRQMNDWDEEDL from the coding sequence ATGACCGAAGAAGGCTCACTCTTACCAGCGATACTGCTGTTCTTATTTGCAGCCGTCGTGGCAGTGCCGATTGCGCGGCGGATTGGTATTGGTACCGTGCTTGGCTTTTTGATAGCGGGTATCGCGATTGGTCCGTGGGGGTTAGGGTTCATTCGTGACGTGGATGAGATCCTGCATTTTTCGGAGCTGGGTGTTGTATTCCTGCTTTTTATCATTGGATTAGAGCTTAATCCTAGCAAGCTGTGGTCGCTTCGACGCTCCATTTTTGGTGTCGGAGCTGGGCAGGTTTTGCTTACCGCTGCCATTCTTAGTGGTTTATTGCTGTTAACAGATTTTTCATGGCAGGCTGCAGTTATTGGCGGAATTGGGTTGGCGATGTCTTCCACCGCGATGGCTTTGCAGACGATGCGAGAGAAGGGCATGAACCGCAACGAAGGCGGTCAGCTCGGCTTCTCGGTATTGCTGTTTCAAGATATGGCCGTTATTCCTGCGCTGGCGTTAATTCCTGTTTTAGTTGGCTCCAGCAACAAAGATACTGATTGGACATTTATTGCCATCAAAGTGGGTGCTTTGTTGGGCATGCTGATTGGTGGGCGTTTCTTACTGCGGCCCATTTTCCGCTATATCGCAGCAACCGGCGTGCGTGAGATTTTCACCGCCGCCGCATTGTTAGTGGTGCTTGGCTCAGCCATGTTCATGGATGCATTGGGCGTTTCGATGGCGATGGGGACGTTTATCGCGGGCGTACTCCTGGCCGAGAGTGAGTTCCAGCATGAGCTAGAAATTGCGATTGAACCGTTTAAGGGCCTACTGCTGGGGCTGTTTTTCATCTCCGTAGGTATGGCGCTGAATTTGGGCATTCTATACACCCATTTGCCAGAGGTATTGGCTGGCGTCGCTATCTTAGTCGCGGTAAAAGGCGGTGTGTTATACCTGCTCGCTCGCATTGCCGGAATTCGCCGTTCGGTGCGTATGCAGTTTGCCGCGGTGCTGAGTCAAGGAGGGGAGTTTGCCTTTGTGCTGTTCTCTGCGGCCAGTACACAAAAACTATTGCAGGGCGATCAAATGGCGCTGCTGCTGGTGATTGTTACGCTTTCAATGGTGACTACGCCGCTGTTAATGCAGCTGGTCGATCGTATTTTGGAGAAACGCTACAACCCGCCGGACGAGGACGAGGAAGCTCCGTTTGTAGAGGATGACGATCCTCAGGTGATTATCGTTGGCTTCGGGCGTTTTGGTCAGGTTATTGGGCGCCTGCTGATGGCCAACAAAATGCGGATCACGGTTTTGGAACGTGATGTGAGTGCCGTCAGTATGATGCGTCGTTATGGGTATAAAGTTTATTACGGTGATGCCACCGAGCTTGAACTGCTGCGCGCAGCTGGGGCTGAAAAGGCGGAGGCGATTGTTGTGACCTGTAATGAGCCAGAAGATACCCTCGCCGTGGTGCATTTGTGCCAGCAGCATTTCCCACATTTAAAAATTCTGGCGCGTGCGCGTGGCCGCGTTGAAGCGCATGAATTGTTGATGGCTGGTGTGAATCAATTTAGCCGTGAAACGTTTTCTAGTGCGCTGGAGCTAGGCCGCAAGGCGTTGATGGAACTGGGTATGCATCCTCATCAGGCGCATCGGGCACAGCAGCATTTCCGTCGTTTGGATATGCGCATGCTGCGTGAGTTGATGCCCCATCATCAGGGCGACGTGACGCAGATTTCGCGTGTCAAAGAGGCTAGGCGCGAGCTGGAGGACATTTTCCAGCGTGAGATGCAGCATGAGCGGCGGCAGATGAATGACTGGGACGAAGAAGACCTGTGA
- a CDS encoding YheV family putative zinc ribbon protein: protein MKKRFIAGATCPVCKAQDTLVVWRENNIEHAECVKCGHQLSQPEADVSDHVQHNNQMIGIFKPE from the coding sequence ATGAAAAAGAGATTTATTGCAGGAGCAACCTGCCCCGTCTGTAAGGCGCAGGATACGTTGGTGGTGTGGCGAGAGAATAATATTGAGCATGCTGAATGTGTTAAGTGTGGACATCAGCTCAGCCAGCCAGAGGCGGATGTCAGCGACCATGTACAGCATAACAACCAAATGATCGGTATTTTTAAGCCAGAATAA